In Eulemur rufifrons isolate Redbay chromosome 3, OSU_ERuf_1, whole genome shotgun sequence, a single window of DNA contains:
- the ANKRD34C gene encoding ankyrin repeat domain-containing protein 34C has product MSPSTAAETSPAESSPERDRSEWGGERDGEGGVTATEARGPSPVAGSMEDDTELRTDGNSLLKAVWLGRLRLTRLLLEGGAYINESNDKGETALMVACSTQHADRQSSSKTRMVKYLLDNRADPNIQDKSGKTALIHACIRRAGGEVVSLLLENGADPSLEDRTGASALVYAINADDKDALKHLLDACKAKGKEVIIITTDKSSSGTKTTKQYLNVPPSPRVEDRQSPPPCASPSDVELRPPGLGSPPAEKDSDFFGPQTGHPSGCGASKALNEPGSPTRKGGNLRRARLPQLKRLQSEPWGLIAPSVLAASSRPDEAQSAGTDSEVLRSISDVSLAKRRPLSRANSIDSKDPALFPTVTEQLLKIPASPAPAWTAAYEKGQAPHPRVARRGTLPADPEKGGLGPSGPSALKEPASLSQLENDLYDLALQPGADPPGSTCLEPGKGSSDRRRLNGSHVSLFHGSRESLDTAPTVSPSPACRRPPHLLERRGSGTLLPVRVSHSRPGFLPPLRANPNPPVPDVRPGGKPSSPLASGLKPMVPVAPSSPKRLDLRGQRKLLRRHSMQSEQMTQLSDFEGIAT; this is encoded by the coding sequence GTGTGACTGCCACCGAGGCTCGGGGGCCCTCGCCTGTGGCCGGCAGCATGGAAGACGACACCGAGCTGAGGACGGACGGCAACTCCCTGCTAAAGGCCGTGTGGCTGGGGCGGCTGCGGCTGACCAGGCTGCTCCTGGAAGGGGGGGCTTACATCAACGAGAGCAACGACAAGGGCGAGACGGCGCTCATGGTGGCCTGCAGCACCCAGCACGCGGACCGGCAGAGCAGCAGCAAGACCCGCATGGTCAAGTACCTGCTGGACAACAGGGCGGACCCCAACATCCAGGACAAGTCGGGCAAGACCGCGCTCATCCACGCCTGCATCCGGAGGGCGGGCGGGGAGGTGGTCTCCTTGCTGCTGGAGAACGGAGCCGACCCCAGCCTGGAGGATCGCACCGGGGCTTCGGCCCTGGTTTACGCCATAAATGCAGATGACAAGGACGCTTTGAAGCATCTCCTGGACGCCTGCAAAGCCAAGGGGAAGGAGGTGATCATTATAACAACGGACAAGTCCTCCTCAGGCACCAAAACCACCAAACAGTACCTTAACGTCCCCCCTTCGCCCAGAGTGGAAGACAGACAGTCTCCTCCCCCGTGTGCGTCCCCCTCTGACGTGGAGCTGAGGCCTCCAGGCCTGGGCTCTCCACCCGCCGAGAAGGACAGTGACTTCTTCGGCCCCCAGACCGGGCACCCGAGCGGTTGTGGTGCCTCCAAGGCTCTCAACGAGCCCGGGTCGCCCACCAGGAAAGGCGGGAATCTCAGACGGGCCCGCCTGCCCCAGCTCAAGAGGCTCCAATCGGAACCCTGGGGCCTGATCGCGCCCTCCGTGCTGGCGGCCTCGTCGCGCCCGGACGAGGCCCAGAGCGCCGGCACGGACAGCGAGGTCCTCAGGAGCATCAGCGACGTGTCCTTGGCTAAGAGGAGGCCCCTGTCCAGGGCCAACAGCATCGACAGCAAGGACCCGGCCCTCTTCCCCACGGTCACGGAGCAGCTGCTAAAGATTCCAGCCTCCCCGGCGCCGGCCTGGACAGCCGCCTACGAGAAAGGCCAGGCTCCCCACCCGCGTGTGGCCCGAAGGGGGACGCTGCCTGCCGACCCCGAGAAGGGTGGCCTGGGCCCGTCGGGACCCTCTGCTCTCAAAGAGCCAGCGTCCCTCTCGCAGCTGGAAAATGACCTCTACGATTTAGCGTTGCAGCCGGGGGCTGACCCGCCCGGCTCCACCTGCCTCGAACCCGGCAAAGGGTCCTCAGACAGAAGGAGGCTCAACGGTTCCCACGTGTCCCTTTTCCACGGCTCCCGGGAGTCCCTGGACACCGCGCCCACTGTGTCCCCCAGCCCGGCATGCCGCCGGCCGCCGCATCTGCTGGAAAGGCGAGGATCTGGGACTCTGCTCCCGGTCCGTGTCTCACACTCGCGGCCCGGCTTCCTCCCGCCTCTGCGTGCGAATCCGAACCCGCCCGTCCCGGACGTCAGACCTGGCGGCAAACCGTCCTCCCCGCTCGCGAGTGGCTTGAAGCCGATGGTTCCCGTCGCGCCAAGTTCGCCAAAGAGGCTTGACCTGAGAGGTCAGAGGAAGCTGCTCCGGAGGCATTCGATGCAGAGCGAGCAGATGACGCAGCTGTCTGACTTCGAAGGAATCGCGACCTAG
- the TMED3 gene encoding transmembrane emp24 domain-containing protein 3 produces the protein MGGPRPGCALLLLLLLLRPGQPRGAELTFELPDSAKQCFHEDVDQGAKFSLDYQVITGGHYDVDCYVEDPQGNVIYRETKKQYDSFTHRAEVKGVYQFCFSNEFSTFSHKTVYFDFQVGDEPPILPDLGNRATALTQMESACVTIHEALKTVIDSQTHYRLREAQDRARAEDLNSRVSYWSVGETVVLFVASFGQVLLLKSFFTEKRPVSRAVHS, from the exons ATGGGCGGCCCGCGCCCCGGCTgcgcgctgctgctgctgctgctgctgctccggCCCGGGCAGCCGCGGGGCGCCGAGCTCACCTTCGAGCTGCCGGACAGCGCCAAGCAGTGCTTCCACGAGGACGTGGACCAGGGCGCCAAGTTCTCCCTGGATTACCAG GTCATCACCGGCGGCCACTACGATGTCGACTGCTACGTGGAGGACCCCCAGGGCAACGTCATCTACAGGGAGACCAAGAAGCAGTACGACAGCTTCACGCACCGGGCCGAGGTCAAGGGTGTTTACCAGTTTTGCTTCAGTAATGAGTTCTCCACCTTCTCGCACAAGACCGTCTACTTTGACTTCCAAGTGGGCGACGAGCCCCCCATCCTCCCAGACCTGGGGAACAGGGCCACCGCTCTCACCCAG ATGGAATCCGCCTGCGTGACCATCCACGAAGCCCTGAAGACGGTGATCGACTCCCAGACGCACTACCGGCTCCGGGAGGCGCAGGACCGGGCCCGGGCTGAGGACCTGAACAGCCGGGTCTCCTACTGGTCGGTCGGCGAGACCGTCGTCCTGTTCGTGGCCAGCTTCGGCCAGGTGCTGCTGCTGAAAAGCTTCTTCACGGAAAAGCGGCCCGTGAGCAGGGCCGTGCACTCCTAG